From Cannabis sativa cultivar Pink pepper isolate KNU-18-1 chromosome 8, ASM2916894v1, whole genome shotgun sequence, a single genomic window includes:
- the LOC115700821 gene encoding protein CYSTEINE-RICH TRANSMEMBRANE MODULE 9-like, whose translation MRRLLPHPLLSSSSQDRHLHQSPNMSSAQPSVSSYSPGQGPYVAPPPAGYPTMDASAAVGQPQNRVETKSKGDGFWKGW comes from the exons ATGCGACGGCTCCTCCCCCACCCCCTGCTGTCTTCTTCTTCTCAAGACCGTCATCTTCATCAATCTCCAAATATGAGTTCTGCTCAGCCATCAG TTTCATCTTATTCCCCCGGACAAGGCCCATATGTGGCTCCACCACCGGCTGGTTACCCCACCATGGACGCCTCTGCTGCTGTTGGGCAACCCCAAAACAGAGTTGAAACCAAATCCAAGGGAGATGGCTTCTGGAAAGGATGGTAA